The following proteins come from a genomic window of Gemmatimonadota bacterium:
- a CDS encoding SDR family NAD(P)-dependent oxidoreductase — MNFTVVLEYTPRSPQDELPFTEETFCRRSIPFTFNIKEVGIALVELWDFGWDDGPFDEELGDRSFERGRSHAKRKRRIIETKIGPLVNALRKMELEESMANLNGKIALVTGGSRGLGQGIALVLGEHGCTVYVTGRSTKEDSQRPEWPNATIDKTAQLVTEMGGKGIPIQCDHTDDDQVNGVYEQIKEEKGYIDILVNVIWGGYDNMENFSKPFWDQPNWRIDKMYQTGVRTSYTACRIGAKLMLPRKQGLIINITFWDQDKYLEPVPQDFALTAMGRLMFAMAQELKPHNIASIALSPGFIRNEGMLSQEEIRGEYQRPPVVSQNLPPKTESTQYAGRAVVALACDPDIISRTGQVLNVGNLSREYGFTDIDGTQPPPYQIEWTGKP, encoded by the coding sequence ATGAATTTCACGGTTGTTCTTGAATATACTCCGCGCAGCCCCCAAGATGAATTGCCGTTCACAGAGGAGACATTCTGTCGGCGTAGTATCCCATTTACTTTCAACATCAAAGAAGTGGGGATTGCTTTGGTTGAGTTGTGGGATTTTGGTTGGGATGATGGCCCCTTTGACGAAGAACTTGGCGACCGCAGTTTTGAACGGGGTCGCTCCCATGCAAAAAGAAAACGCCGTATTATCGAGACAAAAATCGGGCCATTAGTAAATGCACTTCGCAAAATGGAATTGGAGGAATCTATGGCAAACTTGAATGGAAAGATCGCCCTTGTCACTGGAGGAAGTAGAGGATTGGGACAAGGAATCGCTCTTGTCTTGGGGGAACATGGATGTACGGTCTATGTTACTGGTCGTAGCACAAAAGAAGACTCACAACGCCCTGAATGGCCTAATGCAACAATTGATAAAACAGCACAATTGGTGACAGAGATGGGTGGAAAGGGAATCCCAATTCAATGTGATCATACAGATGATGATCAAGTCAATGGCGTTTATGAACAAATCAAGGAGGAGAAGGGTTATATTGATATTCTTGTAAATGTCATCTGGGGCGGCTACGACAATATGGAGAATTTCAGCAAGCCCTTCTGGGACCAGCCGAATTGGCGCATTGATAAAATGTATCAGACAGGCGTTCGCACCTCATACACTGCTTGTCGAATAGGTGCAAAACTAATGCTTCCTCGAAAACAAGGACTGATCATCAATATTACTTTCTGGGATCAAGACAAATATCTTGAACCAGTGCCCCAGGACTTTGCTTTGACTGCAATGGGTCGGCTTATGTTCGCTATGGCTCAGGAATTGAAGCCTCACAATATTGCATCTATTGCTCTTTCTCCAGGCTTCATTCGAAACGAAGGGATGTTATCCCAAGAGGAAATTCGAGGTGAATATCAAAGGCCACCTGTTGTCTCTCAAAATCTACCACCAAAAACTGAATCAACCCAATACGCAGGTAGAGCTGTCGTCGCCCTTGCTTGCGACCCGGATATTATATCACGAACAGGGCAGGTTCTCAATGTTGGAAACCTATCTCGTGAATATGGATTTACAGATATCGACGGTACGCAGCCACCCCCTTACCAGATTGAATGGACGGGAAAGCCTTGA
- a CDS encoding VOC family protein: MIKSLHHAQITVPRGAEDAAREFYCGILGLPEIEKPESLKARGGLWLQVGDRQVHVGIEEGVDRLATKAHLAYEVTDISFWRSLLAEAGVEIEKSIAIPGINRFEFRDPFGNRVEILMQT, encoded by the coding sequence ATGATTAAGAGCTTACACCACGCACAGATTACGGTACCCAGGGGCGCTGAGGATGCTGCGAGGGAGTTCTATTGCGGCATTTTAGGGTTACCCGAAATCGAGAAGCCGGAATCGCTTAAGGCCCGAGGTGGATTGTGGTTGCAAGTCGGTGATCGCCAGGTTCACGTAGGAATCGAAGAGGGCGTGGATCGGCTGGCTACCAAGGCACACCTGGCCTACGAGGTGACAGACATCTCTTTTTGGAGGTCTCTGCTTGCTGAGGCGGGCGTCGAGATAGAAAAATCCATCGCAATTCCCGGCATCAATCGCTTCGAATTTCGGGATCCTTTTGGGAATCGAGTTGAAATCCTCATGCAGACTTAG
- a CDS encoding class I SAM-dependent methyltransferase — protein sequence MDDRAFSEIRDMLDQGIAIKKTREQVNQGFRDVADAFNFFPNASKVSPDFQYTHELMFRTMATLVPPAPSVLDLGAGTGRLSKLVLSRFPQSQVTLLDVSEKLLTEAARQLEEIGAEFRTVVGDLFADDDVQLEADSFDCVVSSYALCHGRLESEYEGLYTRIRSWIKPGGCFLCLDHVHGSKAELTMLGFEDWAELLRRNFPEDRVEPILKNSLIEDSPLDIPHHLSLLSKVGFERVDVLWKKGLFALYGGFGKAEETRP from the coding sequence ATGGACGATCGTGCGTTTTCAGAGATTCGGGATATGCTGGATCAAGGGATTGCCATCAAGAAGACGCGGGAGCAAGTTAACCAGGGTTTTCGGGATGTGGCCGACGCTTTCAATTTTTTTCCAAATGCGAGCAAGGTCTCACCCGACTTCCAGTACACGCACGAACTCATGTTCCGAACTATGGCCACCCTTGTTCCCCCCGCCCCTTCCGTTCTGGACCTGGGAGCTGGTACGGGCAGGCTCTCGAAGCTTGTTTTGAGTCGGTTTCCCCAGAGCCAGGTTACGCTCTTGGATGTATCGGAAAAGCTTCTGACGGAAGCAGCGAGACAGCTAGAGGAGATCGGTGCCGAGTTCAGAACCGTTGTCGGGGATTTGTTCGCAGATGATGACGTACAACTTGAAGCCGATTCGTTCGATTGTGTGGTCTCATCGTATGCGCTGTGTCATGGCAGGCTAGAATCGGAATACGAGGGTCTATACACACGGATTCGCAGTTGGATCAAGCCAGGCGGGTGCTTTCTGTGTCTTGATCACGTTCACGGCTCAAAAGCAGAACTGACCATGCTTGGATTCGAGGATTGGGCTGAGTTGCTTCGACGAAACTTTCCAGAAGATAGAGTTGAGCCGATCCTGAAGAACTCTTTGATAGAAGATTCTCCATTAGATATTCCTCATCATCTCTCTCTGCTATCAAAAGTCGGGTTTGAGAGAGTTGATGTGCTTTGGAAGAAAGGTCTGTTCGCTCTCTACGGAGGCTTCGGAAAGGCGGAAGAAACCCGACCCTGA
- a CDS encoding VOC family protein: MHKMVENIIPILSCSDFDSSLEYYQNALGFRVDWTHDGSFASVSRDDWTIYLSANPVGEAHGTVWIGVEDIEGLYHELTSSGAHIRGELIDNPWACELHVVDLDGNLLRFGGEPRTGKG; encoded by the coding sequence ATGCACAAGATGGTGGAGAATATAATCCCGATTCTCAGCTGCTCAGACTTTGACAGCAGTCTGGAATACTATCAGAACGCTTTGGGTTTCAGGGTGGATTGGACGCACGACGGTTCGTTTGCATCCGTGAGTCGAGATGATTGGACGATATATCTCAGTGCCAATCCAGTCGGCGAGGCACATGGTACGGTTTGGATAGGCGTCGAAGACATTGAAGGACTTTATCATGAGCTTACATCGTCGGGCGCGCACATAAGAGGAGAGTTGATCGATAATCCCTGGGCGTGCGAGTTGCATGTCGTAGATTTGGACGGCAACCTGCTCCGTTTTGGAGGTGAACCACGAACCGGCAAGGGTTAG
- a CDS encoding Stf0 family sulfotransferase, which produces MKESERSRGKQESVRRMGRTDSYLICATPRTGSTLLCGLLASAEVAGRPESYFRQPDEQMWAARWDIVRSSDGIFEYSEFARAALAAGRTENGVFAARIMWGTLDYMVDRLGTVYPAITGGDIDLLNRAFGHTRFVYLQRDDVLAQAVSWHRAEQTNVWFETDQARSEQPKQEPRFDFDQICKLVQMINEHNAAWRAWFASVGIQPYLVRYEDLATDPVGVTCGILDFLGLKLPPGREIQTRHRRLADDLNAQWIDRYRAEQAERLSVSSESEKGKYESLDPISLIKEENMADSLHFVHISDTHLGHLRDWVALGNNPFRNLLRVLEAINSLPTRPQFVIHTGDVANHNTEVAYELAAEAFSQINVPIYFVTGNHDTRDYMRVHLTMGPKEDVLSNSDLNCYRFSYQGERFLVLDTQQPYEEAGHFGKVTKDQLDFVRAEVSQQNGSLTVFMHHSPLDLDSKWYSRDVGMLNGTELHEALLPARERLRGVFFGHVHRGTHIHKDGIAYISVGSTFCQLNYWPNEQEVNFDEEHPPCFNFVTFHEDRMIVKEHSVSLKEMLAPTKPNTFKTAS; this is translated from the coding sequence ATGAAAGAGTCAGAGAGATCAAGAGGCAAGCAGGAAAGCGTACGTCGGATGGGACGCACCGATTCGTACTTGATCTGTGCCACCCCACGCACAGGCAGTACCTTGTTGTGTGGATTGCTGGCGTCTGCGGAAGTCGCGGGTCGTCCTGAGTCATACTTCCGCCAGCCCGACGAGCAAATGTGGGCCGCCCGATGGGACATTGTCCGCTCGTCTGATGGGATCTTTGAATATTCCGAATTCGCGCGAGCGGCCCTTGCTGCAGGCAGGACCGAGAATGGCGTGTTTGCCGCAAGGATTATGTGGGGAACTTTGGACTATATGGTCGACAGATTGGGCACGGTCTATCCAGCTATCACTGGTGGCGATATCGACCTATTGAACCGAGCGTTCGGCCATACGCGCTTTGTCTATCTCCAGCGCGACGATGTTCTGGCGCAGGCCGTCTCCTGGCACCGCGCCGAGCAAACCAACGTCTGGTTCGAGACTGATCAGGCGAGATCGGAACAGCCAAAACAAGAACCCAGGTTCGACTTCGACCAGATCTGCAAGTTGGTTCAGATGATCAATGAGCACAATGCAGCATGGCGGGCGTGGTTTGCTTCGGTTGGTATTCAGCCTTACCTTGTGCGGTACGAAGACCTTGCGACCGATCCCGTCGGTGTGACCTGTGGCATCCTTGACTTCCTCGGCCTCAAGCTACCACCCGGGCGCGAGATTCAGACACGCCACAGGCGTCTGGCTGACGACCTCAATGCCCAATGGATTGACCGCTACCGAGCTGAGCAAGCAGAACGCTTGAGTGTGTCTTCGGAATCTGAAAAGGGCAAATATGAGTCATTGGATCCCATCTCCCTGATAAAGGAGGAAAACATGGCAGATTCCCTGCATTTCGTCCATATCAGTGACACACACTTAGGACATTTGAGAGATTGGGTCGCGTTAGGCAACAATCCATTCCGTAATCTATTGCGGGTCCTTGAAGCTATAAACAGCCTGCCGACGCGACCCCAATTTGTGATTCATACAGGGGATGTAGCGAATCATAATACTGAGGTCGCCTACGAACTGGCGGCAGAAGCATTTTCTCAAATCAACGTCCCAATCTACTTTGTAACAGGCAATCATGACACGCGTGATTATATGCGCGTGCATCTAACAATGGGTCCTAAAGAGGATGTACTATCCAATTCAGACCTGAACTGCTATCGATTCTCATATCAGGGCGAACGGTTTCTGGTGTTAGATACCCAGCAGCCATACGAAGAGGCCGGTCACTTTGGTAAAGTAACAAAAGATCAGCTTGATTTTGTTCGCGCGGAGGTTAGCCAGCAGAACGGCTCGTTGACTGTTTTTATGCATCACTCGCCCCTCGATTTGGATTCCAAGTGGTATTCTAGAGACGTGGGCATGCTTAATGGTACTGAATTGCATGAAGCACTGTTGCCTGCAAGAGAGCGTCTTCGAGGTGTTTTCTTCGGTCATGTTCATCGGGGGACCCATATCCACAAGGATGGCATTGCCTATATCAGTGTAGGCAGCACCTTTTGCCAACTCAACTATTGGCCTAATGAACAGGAAGTGAACTTTGACGAAGAGCACCCGCCGTGCTTCAACTTTGTCACCTTTCATGAGGATAGGATGATTGTCAAGGAGCATTCGGTCTCTCTAAAAGAAATGCTCGCACCCACCAAACCCAACACCTTCAAAACAGCTTCCTAG